The genomic window CGCCGGTAAGGACGTTCAAGCCCGGCCCGAATCTCAGCCGGAGGTCATCGATGATGGCAAAGTTCTCAACGTGGAGGTCAAGGATCACAAGAAAAACCCCTAGCCCATGATCTTCTTGAGTCTGGAGATGACTGCCTGAACGCCGGGTCTTGTCTTGACGATGATGAGGAAGGTGTTATCCCCTGCCACTGTGCCAACGATCTCCTTCCACCGCATAAGATCCACGGCCTCGCATACAGCGTTTGCGGTACCCGAAAGGCAGTTTACCACCACAATGTTCTCGGAGTAATCAATATTGGTGCAGCAGTCCCGGATGAGGCGTTTCAGGCGCTCGTTGGGGTTGGGGGAGATGGTCTCTCCTGCCTGGGCGTACCTGAGCCGGCCATCCCCCGTAGGGCTCTTGATGAGGTTTAATTCACGGATGTCCCGGGAAACCGTTGCTTGAGTTACCTTGATTCCTTCCTCCCTCAACCTACGGGCAAGGTCCTCCTGGGTCTCAACGATATCGCGCCTAATGATCTCCAGGATCTTGGATTGCCTCCGGCTCTTCAAAAAAGGACACCCCCTGGTGGCCGTAACTGCCCAGGAACGGGGAGTACTAGATATTCTTTCTAGTTCGCCCCGGATTCTCCTTCTTTCAACTTGGACCTTAAAAGTGAGAAGAAGCTGCGGTTGGACGTGCGTACTAGCCGCGCCACGACAGGAGCCCGTGTCACGTTGACCTCGTCTCCCCTCTCCAGGCCATAGCCAACCTGGCCATCCACGGTAAGCATTGTCTCCGGATGGGCCATGCCCACCCTTATCTTGACCTCCCGGTAACTGGCTATTACCAGGGAGCGCCAGTAAAGGGTGTGGGGGCAGATGGGAGTGATGATCATTACACCGAGGTCCGGTGTTACGATGGGTCCCCCGGCAGAGAGGGAGTAGGCAGTGGACCCTGTGGGCGTTGAGACAATGACCCCATCAGCGGAGTAGGTATCCACGCTCCCGCCGTCTATCTCCACATCGAAGCGGACAAGCCTTGCGAAGGAGCCCTTGGTGAGCACTACTTCATTGAGGGCGAGGAAACCGGCGACCGGGCGGCCCGCCCGGATCACCTCAGCATCCAACATCATTCGCTCTTCAACCTGGTACTCGCCCTGGATTACCCGGGGGAGGCTGAAGAAGAGATCCCCCGTCTCTACCTCGGTCAGGAACCCCAGGTGACCCAGGTTCACACCTAGCACCGGTGTCCCGCTTAGGGCCACTGCCTTTGCTGCGTTAAGCAGTGTCCCGTCACCCCCCAAGACCACCATGAGGTCCAAAGGCGTGTCCCAGCTGGGCAGGGAGAGGTCCTCCCTCTTGATGAGACTGGCGATGTCTGCCGAAAGACCTACCTGGATGCCCTGGTCCTCAAGCCACTTGACCAACTGCCCAGTGAGTTCCAGGGCCTTATCCTTGTCCAGGTTGGGGAATATGCCGATCCTCTTCAAGTCCCGCCACCTCTCAGTGCGTCATGAGCCTGGTTGACCATATTTTCCAGATTCACCTCTCGGCCAGGGAAACCCTTCACCAGGTGAAACCAAAACTCAATATTGCCCTTGGGACCCAGGATGGGTGAAACTACCGCCCCCGCAAGGAAGAGACCCAGGGTCTGGGCCTGGTGTTCCAGCTTGGCCAGCACCTCCAGGTGAACCTGGGGATCACGCACCACACCCTTCTTGGAACCCCCTCTTTCCACCTCGAACTGGGGCTTCACCAGGAGGAGCACTTCGGCGCCCTGCGTCGTGACAGCCATGATCGCGGGCAGAACCTTGGCCGCGGAGATGAAGGACACATCCATGGTGGCTATGCTTGGTGGGTAGGGAAAGTCACCAGGGTTGAGGTAACGGGCGTTCGTCCTCTCCATGACCACAACCCGGGGGTCCTGCCGCAGCTTGTAGGCGAGCTGCCCGTATCCCACGTCCACGGCGTATACCAGCGCGGCGCCCCTATCAAGGAGGACCTGGGTAAACCCCCCGGTGGAGGCCCCCACGTCCAGGCACACCTTGCCCTTTACATCAACACTCAGTCGCTCCAGGGCCGCCTCAATCTTGAGGGCACCCCTACTCACATAGGCCAGGCTGTCACTACTCACGATAACGTGGGAAGCCTCTGCCACCTGCCGGCCAGGCTTGTACTCCGTCTCTCCATCCACCCTTACGCAGCCTGCGAGAACAGCCGCCCGGGCCCTCTCCCTTGAGGGGAAGCACCCCTCTTCCACCAGGTGAACATCCAGGCGCCTCCGGGGGGACACGCCTACTCATCCCTCCCACTCCCGGCGCGAGACACAGTCACCCTGCGGTGACCGGGCAGCCTGGAGAGTTCTTCTTGGACAATCCGGGCTATCCCGCCGGCGCCAAGGCCGAACTGGCTTAGGAATATGTCACGACTGCCGTGGGGCACGAAGAGGTCAGGCACCCCCAGCATTCTCACCGGCACCGGCACGCCCATACGAGAGAACGCCTCCAGGACCGCAGACCCAAAACCGCAGCACATGGCGTGCTCCTCTACGGTGAGCACCAGGCTAACGGGGGAGGCGGCCCTCTTGATGGTGTCATAGTCCAGGGGCTTCACAAACCGGGCATCCACAACGGCGGCGTGAATGCCCTGGGCCTCCAGGAGACCCGCCGCCTCCTGGCACGCCAGGACCGTGCTGCCCACAGCCAGGAGGAGCACATCGTCCCCCTCTCTCAGCACCTCGGCCCTACCTATATCTATGGGCTCGAGGGGCCCCCCAGGATCTCCCTGCACTTGAGTCTTGGGGTAGCGGAGAGCTGAGGGCCCGCTGTGCGCCAGGGCTGTGGCCAGCATTGACCGGAGCGTGGCGCCGTCTCGCGGGGCCATCACCGTGATGTTAGGGATGTGTCTCAGATAGGCGTAGTCAAAAAGACCCTGGTGGGTGCTGCCGTCGTCCGCCACAATGCCTGCACGGTCAAGGGCGAAAACCACCGGGAGCCGGGGCAGGCACACGTCATGAACAATTTGGTCATAGGCACGCTGCAGGAACGTGGAGTAGATGGCCACAACAGGCCTCAGGCCAGCGGCGGCAAGTCCCGCAGAGAATGTAACGGCGTTCTGCTCAGCGATGCCTACGTCAAAAGAGCGTGCGGGGAACTCCCGAAAGAAGGCTGAGAGACCTGTCCCGCTTGTCATGGCCGCCGTGATGGCGGTCACACGATCATCCTGCCGGCCCAGCTCTACCATGGCGTCCCCGAATACTCGGCTGTAGGTGAAATTCTCGCCCCTTGGGAGGGGCCGGGCGCTCTTCATGTCAAAGGGCCCAATGCCGTGAAACATATCGGGGTTTTCCTCGGCGGGCTCGTAGCCCAGGCCCTTCTTGGTGACAGCGTGGACCAGGATGGGGCCCTCCATGTCCCGGGCGCTCCTGAGCACACGTTGGAGCGCTGGGATGTCATGGCCGTCCACGGGACCCAGGTAGGTAAAGCCCAGGTCCTCGAAGAGCATGCCTGGCACCACAAGGTACTTGATGCTGTCCTTGAGCCGCTCTACCGTCTTGGCCATGCTCCCCGCCAGGGGGATTCTTGCCATGGTCTCCTCGAAATCTGCCTTCAGGCGGTGATACGCAGGATGGGTTCTAAGACGGTTCAAGT from Bacillota bacterium includes these protein-coding regions:
- a CDS encoding TlyA family RNA methyltransferase produces the protein MSPRRRLDVHLVEEGCFPSRERARAAVLAGCVRVDGETEYKPGRQVAEASHVIVSSDSLAYVSRGALKIEAALERLSVDVKGKVCLDVGASTGGFTQVLLDRGAALVYAVDVGYGQLAYKLRQDPRVVVMERTNARYLNPGDFPYPPSIATMDVSFISAAKVLPAIMAVTTQGAEVLLLVKPQFEVERGGSKKGVVRDPQVHLEVLAKLEHQAQTLGLFLAGAVVSPILGPKGNIEFWFHLVKGFPGREVNLENMVNQAHDALRGGGT
- a CDS encoding NAD(+)/NADH kinase → MKRIGIFPNLDKDKALELTGQLVKWLEDQGIQVGLSADIASLIKREDLSLPSWDTPLDLMVVLGGDGTLLNAAKAVALSGTPVLGVNLGHLGFLTEVETGDLFFSLPRVIQGEYQVEERMMLDAEVIRAGRPVAGFLALNEVVLTKGSFARLVRFDVEIDGGSVDTYSADGVIVSTPTGSTAYSLSAGGPIVTPDLGVMIITPICPHTLYWRSLVIASYREVKIRVGMAHPETMLTVDGQVGYGLERGDEVNVTRAPVVARLVRTSNRSFFSLLRSKLKEGESGAN
- the dxs gene encoding 1-deoxy-D-xylulose-5-phosphate synthase, which gives rise to MGYLEAIDGPEDLRALSTPQLKELAKELRQLILSTVASNGGHLGPNLGSIEITLALHSVYRSPEDRVIWDVGHQCYAHKIITGRRDAFKTLRQYGGIGGYPNPEESPHDAFIAGHASTSVSAALGLAKARDLRGQKHQVIAVIGDGSLSGGMAFEALNYAGQEKTHLIVILNDNSMCISPNVGALAGYLNRLRTHPAYHRLKADFEETMARIPLAGSMAKTVERLKDSIKYLVVPGMLFEDLGFTYLGPVDGHDIPALQRVLRSARDMEGPILVHAVTKKGLGYEPAEENPDMFHGIGPFDMKSARPLPRGENFTYSRVFGDAMVELGRQDDRVTAITAAMTSGTGLSAFFREFPARSFDVGIAEQNAVTFSAGLAAAGLRPVVAIYSTFLQRAYDQIVHDVCLPRLPVVFALDRAGIVADDGSTHQGLFDYAYLRHIPNITVMAPRDGATLRSMLATALAHSGPSALRYPKTQVQGDPGGPLEPIDIGRAEVLREGDDVLLLAVGSTVLACQEAAGLLEAQGIHAAVVDARFVKPLDYDTIKRAASPVSLVLTVEEHAMCCGFGSAVLEAFSRMGVPVPVRMLGVPDLFVPHGSRDIFLSQFGLGAGGIARIVQEELSRLPGHRRVTVSRAGSGRDE
- the argR gene encoding arginine repressor, translated to MKSRRQSKILEIIRRDIVETQEDLARRLREEGIKVTQATVSRDIRELNLIKSPTGDGRLRYAQAGETISPNPNERLKRLIRDCCTNIDYSENIVVVNCLSGTANAVCEAVDLMRWKEIVGTVAGDNTFLIIVKTRPGVQAVISRLKKIMG